Proteins encoded in a region of the Cardiocondyla obscurior isolate alpha-2009 linkage group LG18, Cobs3.1, whole genome shotgun sequence genome:
- the LOC139109528 gene encoding LOW QUALITY PROTEIN: uncharacterized protein (The sequence of the model RefSeq protein was modified relative to this genomic sequence to represent the inferred CDS: deleted 2 bases in 1 codon; substituted 1 base at 1 genomic stop codon) produces MVNDRVHGGPQITFYIMPSLLDARASRTVHIXRERERAQADNRLTVCCLILFSKMAKFAIVAVVLLAGAVSQSQRIIRETTAESADANAVGIKDVLQKISSGDSSAKDDATLVEFIKEEILKTAEEIKTPAGSVEAAAKKAQVLVSELTSAYTNAIYKSKSPEEGRENFARFQGTVQAIVEFIKNGQFIA; encoded by the exons ATGGTCAACGACCGCGTACACGGCGGACcgcaaattacattttacataatgCCATCCCTACTCGATGCCCGCGCGTCGCGGACCGTCCAC atataaagagaaagagagagagcgcagGCTGACAATCGATTGACAGTTTGCTGCTTGATACTATTTTCGAAGATGGCAAAGTTCGCGATCGTCGCGGTCGTCCTGCTGGCGGGCGCCGTCTCGCAGTCGCAGAGGATAATTAGGGAAACCACCGCAGAATCCGCAG ACGCGAACGCGGTGGGCATCAAAGACGTTCTGCAGAAAATCTCGAGCGGCGACTCGAGCGCGAAAGACGACGCGACGCTTGTCGAATTCATTAAGGAGGAAATCCTGAAGACCGCGGAGGAAATCAAGACGCCCGCGGGATCGGTCGAGGCGGCCGCCAAAAAGGCGCAGGTGTTGGTGTCCGAATTGACGTCGGCGTATACAAACGCGATCTACAAATCGAAATCCCCCGAGGAGGGACGGGAGAACTTCGCACGCTTTCAAGGCACCGTCCAGGCGATCGTGGAGTTCATCAAAAACGGTCAATTTATAgcgtag